The Brassica oleracea var. oleracea cultivar TO1000 chromosome C7, BOL, whole genome shotgun sequence sequence GTTCTGTGACTGTGAGTGGAAATATATCTCTGGAGTCTAGAGAGAGCAACATATATTTTAGAGTGTGAGCTACCATTTCAACAACTCACGGCAAGTGTTTTCTCTTAAGAAATATATAGTTGCCAAAATAATACGTTCTGATTTTTTTTTTAAACTTCAAAATACGTTTGTAAGAGTAAGAGACATACACTGATACAGTTTCCTTCCTATAAATCGAATACTTCATGTATATTAATAGACGCATTATAAGTCATAACTCACGGAACCATTTTACACATGACTTACACTACATCACACAAGCTAAATGTTATAGAAGTTTGTTACATTTTTTGGATTATGCGAAAACGAGTAACGAAAGAAAGCGATGTCCAACAAGTTAGTGGGATGATAATCAAAATAGCGCACATATCATGAGTAGTGCGACTCTTTACTGTAGAAGCCTTAGAAAAGATATCACGAGTTACCGACATCTTAGTTCTCACCCTAGAATTGGATTCTCACATGTCCAAAGAGAGACTCTTGTCACGGAAACATAATTTTATCTCATTTTTAGATTCTCATCACGTTGTAATAGTGATACGTGTCTAATGCGTGTGTCGTGTGAGTGTGTTATGTGAGTGGGTGCTTATATAAAGTCTTAATCTGAGTGAGAACATAGAGAAAGAGTTAAAACAAATATATCTTGAGGAAAATGAAAGGTGATTTTCTCACATTGGCTCTTATATCTTTACTATTGGCTATCTCATTTGTTCATGGAGGAGGAGAGTCTGGAACCCCTGCTTATTCGGCGGTCAGCCAGAATAGTCCGACCGGAGGGTCTAGCGGTGCAAGTGGTTCGGCTCATGGACCTAATTGGGAATATGATTGGGGATGGGGATCAACACCAGAAGGTGGTTATGGCTATGGTTCAGGTTCAGGTTCAGGTTCAACACCTGATGGAGGAAAAGGGACCGGGTTTGGGTTTGGTTCTGGTTCAGGAGCTGGGGTTGGGTTTGTCTCAGGAGGAGGAGGAGCCACAGGCGGTGGCTCTGGCCATGGTAGTGGGACCGGACAAGCAAATGAAGGTGGTGGCTCAGGGGGTGGAAATGGTGCAGCTTCTCCAGGTCGTAGAGAAAGGAGCCAACACCGTTAAGCATTTCGTGTTACCTCTTTAACACATCTATAAATAAGACTGGAAAAGAAAACTAAAAGTATTATTATTGTATTGTATGAATACTACAAGCTTGATGCATAAATAAGGATCAAACGAATAATTAAAACAGTTGGGCGTTTCCTCTGTACTACGTATTATAGCTAAACCTGATGTATCTGTTGTTTTCTATGCAAAATGTAGTGTGTTAATATTTGATTTAGTAATGATCATATGCGAATATGCAAAAGGCATAGAACTAAGAAACTTATAGTTTTCTTATTTCTTCTATTTTGATTTTCTTTTTAATTGTGATTGTATTCTATATAAATGAATTAACTAGCTATGTCACATATCTTGAATTAAAGAACAATATATGGTTGATTCTAAACCGCTAGTGTTTGTCTATTCTGTGGCTAAGGGTCAAAGTAACACAAAGCTTTTGTCCCCAATATAAGTTTTTTCTTGAACAATAAACTGTTTTTATTTATTTACATATTAGTTTATCGATATGAGATATCCATAAGTCCAATGTACATGATAAGGACGACGATAAACATATAATTTAATTATCCACCGAGTTGATTGGAATATCGAATTGAATATGAAATTTGTATTTATCGAACTTCAATAATTAAATTGTTTAGAAAAATATCCTAACCAATCACGTCATTATATAGTCTCGATAACTTTCCCTCTAAATTAGTCTCGACACTACAACTTGAATCATCGCCAACATCAAAATTGTCCAATACTCCAAGGTCATCTTTCCCTGTAGGAATAACAAAACATATTATTACATATTTTTATTATTATCTATTCTATTAAAACATCTGTTTTGACCCATTGATAAAAGTTGGATCCAACAACTATTTCTTTTATCTTTATCATTATTTAAAATATTATTTATTATGTTTTATGCTATTAGACCTAAAAAGGGCGGGTCAGAATCTAGTTACAAATTTAATTCCCTCAAAGCCATAGAATAGTGATTGTACCTTAGTGGCATAAGATGAATATGTGACAGATTCTGAATTCGCAGTGGTCGTCGACATCGTAGAAAATCCCAAGTTGTAAGCCAATGATCCATCGGGTCGAAATATTCCATAATTTTTCTCAGAAGTAGGACCCGGTTTCATATCCTCATTGAACAAGGCGAATATATAAACATCTAACCTTGAATTCCGTCTCGCCGGAGTACCTTCTCCGGCGAATTGTCTCATCATAAGATTCCTATTATAAGTGGCAGCATTCGTAGGAGACGCTCCAACCTCTCCAGCATCTCCTTTTGAAGGCCACCCTGTTTCCGCAACCCTAACTTCTATGTTACGGTACCCTAGTTTCGCAGCAGCGAAAGCAACCGCATCGACTTGAGCATACATCATGTTGTCGTAATGTAGTCTTGTGTTGGGATCGGTCATACCGATGTTTCGGTTGAATAGAACATAGTCGATGGGGATTTTGTTTGGGTTGTCTTTGTAGGCAAAGTAAGGGTAAGCATTTACCCAAAAGGGAGATCTCGTGGCTTCCAGGAACTGTAGAAGTTGTTGCATCACGGAGGAAACCTCTGGCTTGAAACTTCCGGCTGATGGAGGATAAGATTCGGCTAGGACGGCAAGAGAGCTTGGAGACGAGACTTCAATGTATCTATCTAAACCTAGTTGGACCAAGGCTTTGTGGATGTTAATTATCGCCGGCATCATGTATCTATTTCAAAAAGGAAAAAAAGAAAAGAAAAAGAGAAGAAGCAAAGTTAGCATTATTGGACTAAAACTATTTCACCTACTTGAATAGATCAACAATATAGATAGTCTTTTTGAACTAACAATATAGATAGTTTTGTAAGTATACAATTTTTGTTGCTTCTCTAAAAACATATAAATAGTAACTCCTGTTGTATTATATAAACTCAAGTGTGAATCTAAGTTGTTTTGTAAACAGTGTGAAGATAATGTGTGAATATAAGTTTTTTTTTTTAAGTTATTTTTGATAATTAGCTTTTATATATATTGGATGCGGCCGAAAATCGTATAATCTTACCTTTAAGACGTTCCTAGAACATTATTAAAATCGCAGTGGAGTTTTGATAAACATTTTTTTCGAATGATATTGTTATGATTGACCAAACTTTATTATATGTGAAATGACCAACGTAAAGATCTTATTAATTAAATTAATAAATTTGATTCGAGATTAGATACCCGATTAAACTAGAGTCTTCGTCGGTGAAAAGCTCGTTTCCGACCATGATTCCGGGGATCCTTGTGGCCGGAATATAGGGTTTGATGTGAGAATCCCCCCATTGGAGAGCTTCTTGAGGATCTTGTAACAACGTTAAAACTTGATTTTCGATGGTGACGATGATCTCTATGTTTGAATTTGCGAAGGAAGTAAGAATTTGAGGATTAGTGTCGTAAATTCTTGTTTTGGTGATCCTTAGAGATCTCAAGAGGTTAATAACTTTATCCGGTGAAGGCAAATTGTTCCCAACTTGTCCGTAATTGATACCAAGAGACGTTGCTTTTTGTAGTATATTTCCTGCATTTATTTCCAAATCAAAGAATCAGAATTTTTAGAAAATTATGCCATGCAAAACCTTTTTTAGACTAAATATGACAAAATAATGGTTGATAAAAAGAATAACTTCGTTGAAAATCTTAGACGTTGCTATTTTTGACGC is a genomic window containing:
- the LOC106304751 gene encoding uncharacterized protein LOC106304751 yields the protein MEEESLEPLLIRRSARIVRPEGLAVQVVRLMDLIGNMIGDGDQHQKVVMAMVQVQVQVQHLMEEKGPGLGLVLVQELGLGLSQEEEEPQAVALAMVVGPDKQMKVVAQGVEMVQLLQVVEKGANTVKHFVLPL
- the LOC106304050 gene encoding glucan endo-1,3-beta-glucosidase 14-like, which encodes MTSRTVARLPNLINVFLLLSLVFSGNILQKATSLGINYGQVGNNLPSPDKVINLLRSLRITKTRIYDTNPQILTSFANSNIEIIVTIENQVLTLLQDPQEALQWGDSHIKPYIPATRIPGIMVGNELFTDEDSSLIGYMMPAIINIHKALVQLGLDRYIEVSSPSSLAVLAESYPPSAGSFKPEVSSVMQQLLQFLEATRSPFWVNAYPYFAYKDNPNKIPIDYVLFNRNIGMTDPNTRLHYDNMMYAQVDAVAFAAAKLGYRNIEVRVAETGWPSKGDAGEVGASPTNAATYNRNLMMRQFAGEGTPARRNSRLDVYIFALFNEDMKPGPTSEKNYGIFRPDGSLAYNLGFSTMSTTTANSESVTYSSYATKGKMTLEYWTILMLAMIQVVVSRLI